The following coding sequences lie in one Pectobacterium sp. A5351 genomic window:
- a CDS encoding phage baseplate assembly protein: MPTQNNPATDNAAVSVIINGKAHTDWSRYQIDSDFLIPADAWSVSLGLPDGTFPADVVRGAPVMVKVGSDTVMTGRIDSVQRSVARSGVTLSLSGRDGAAILVDCAAPILTARQVGLEDVVAQIVRPLGITNIRIEAESAIRSDKISAEPGERAWDMLLRACAGRGLWPWFAPDGTLVIGGPDYTKQPVASLIMRMDGKGNNVLSLSDASSIDKSFSELTVLAQSHAHSSSKKDLAIIDVDDDSSSDSDIELSTGTAETGQHGMRAVVKDPTVNYYRPQVLVVGDADNQEQINYRARKALADAKLNGYSLTATVYGHRTSDGVLWEPGQRIHVISEYHGIDAVYFLMGREFSGGRPGGTTTTLRLKEDGVWIPDAYPRRKKQRKRKGKGETAIVDVA, from the coding sequence ATGCCTACGCAAAATAACCCCGCGACCGATAATGCCGCCGTGTCCGTCATTATCAATGGAAAAGCGCACACGGACTGGTCACGCTACCAGATTGACAGTGATTTTCTGATACCGGCTGACGCGTGGAGTGTCAGCCTGGGATTGCCCGACGGTACGTTCCCTGCTGATGTGGTGCGTGGTGCGCCGGTGATGGTGAAAGTTGGTAGCGATACGGTGATGACTGGTCGTATTGACAGCGTGCAGCGCTCGGTTGCCCGCAGTGGCGTTACGCTGTCGCTGTCTGGCCGGGACGGTGCCGCTATCCTCGTTGACTGTGCCGCGCCAATACTGACCGCACGGCAGGTCGGGCTGGAGGATGTTGTCGCGCAGATCGTCCGCCCGCTCGGCATCACAAACATCCGCATTGAGGCTGAGAGCGCCATCCGCAGCGACAAAATCAGTGCAGAGCCTGGCGAACGGGCGTGGGACATGCTGTTACGGGCGTGCGCCGGTCGCGGTCTGTGGCCGTGGTTCGCGCCGGATGGAACGTTAGTCATCGGCGGTCCGGATTACACAAAGCAGCCTGTCGCGTCGCTTATCATGCGCATGGACGGCAAAGGCAATAACGTGCTGTCGCTGTCTGATGCCAGTTCAATAGATAAATCGTTTTCCGAGCTGACGGTACTAGCGCAAAGTCATGCGCACTCATCAAGTAAAAAGGATTTGGCGATTATCGACGTCGATGATGACAGTAGCAGCGACAGCGATATTGAGCTGAGTACAGGCACGGCAGAAACCGGACAGCACGGCATGAGAGCAGTGGTCAAAGACCCGACGGTCAATTACTACCGACCGCAGGTGCTTGTTGTCGGTGATGCAGACAATCAGGAGCAAATCAACTACCGCGCCCGCAAAGCGCTGGCCGATGCGAAGCTGAACGGCTACAGCCTGACGGCGACAGTCTACGGCCACAGAACATCGGACGGTGTGCTGTGGGAGCCAGGGCAACGCATTCACGTAATCAGCGAGTACCACGGTATTGATGCAGTGTATTTCCTGATGGGGCGTGAATTTAGCGGTGGTCGTCCGGGCGGCACAACCACCACGCTCCGCCTGAAAGAGGATGGCGTCTGGATACCGGATGCGTATCCGAGGAGGAAAAAGCAGCGTAAACGCAAAGGTAAAGGAGAAACAGCAATTGTCGATGTGGCCTGA
- a CDS encoding phage GP46 family protein yields MDNLLNPTTGDYTGTMTTTLANAVYLRLMTPLGAYWADPSLGSKLHLLAREKDVARVHKLAQQYAAEALQPIVDDGRASAVSVSASAGNPGWVVLQIEVTTAAQQTQTFRHPVRVS; encoded by the coding sequence ATGGATAATTTACTGAACCCGACAACCGGCGATTACACCGGCACGATGACAACGACATTAGCCAATGCCGTTTATCTGCGCCTGATGACGCCATTAGGCGCGTACTGGGCTGACCCGTCATTAGGTTCAAAGCTGCATCTATTAGCGCGTGAAAAAGACGTTGCGCGGGTGCATAAGCTGGCGCAGCAGTACGCCGCCGAAGCATTGCAGCCGATTGTTGACGATGGCCGTGCATCGGCTGTTTCCGTTTCTGCATCGGCGGGTAATCCAGGTTGGGTCGTGTTGCAAATCGAAGTCACAACGGCCGCGCAGCAAACACAAACGTTTAGACATCCGGTGAGAGTAAGCTAA
- a CDS encoding phage tail protein, which translates to MALEEYVGAIILEVNGVELECTDLKEDVQTGRKLVKTMNRTGRAKGFSRGIAEYQAAVSVVIPLSGDLDWEGMEGVKITQYPVSGSGGKRVSFLDCFSTQVGAQYTVDSEAKRDITFAALRRVEE; encoded by the coding sequence ATGGCATTAGAAGAATATGTTGGGGCGATCATTCTGGAAGTGAATGGCGTTGAACTTGAATGTACTGACCTAAAAGAGGATGTGCAAACCGGGCGTAAGCTGGTCAAGACCATGAACCGCACTGGCCGCGCAAAAGGATTCTCGCGTGGTATTGCCGAGTACCAGGCAGCAGTGTCTGTCGTTATCCCGTTAAGTGGCGATCTGGACTGGGAGGGTATGGAAGGCGTCAAAATCACCCAATACCCCGTTAGCGGTAGCGGCGGTAAGCGTGTGTCGTTTTTGGATTGTTTTAGTACACAGGTCGGGGCGCAGTACACGGTTGATAGCGAAGCGAAACGTGACATTACGTTTGCTGCCCTGCGTCGTGTTGAGGAGTAA
- a CDS encoding phage baseplate assembly protein V, which produces MWPDIERRINGALNRIRLAFRTRLTRVNSAGPLQTFQAKGLFGESLQDSELFQHYGFTSNPLPGAAAIVLPLGGRTSHSIVIATEHATYRLQSLKPGEVALYTDEGAKIVLKRGRVIETDCDEFRVNCKQFVVNAAEKADFNTPMVTASEQVTAQSQITGNGGMAIKGGTGASFEGNVTQTKGDYQTSGNVTAGNIALNGHRHPGDSGGTTGPAIP; this is translated from the coding sequence ATGTGGCCTGATATTGAAAGACGCATTAACGGGGCGTTAAATCGCATTCGTCTGGCGTTCAGAACCCGTTTAACGCGGGTTAATAGTGCTGGCCCGTTGCAAACGTTCCAGGCTAAAGGGCTTTTCGGTGAATCATTGCAGGACAGCGAACTGTTCCAGCACTACGGATTTACGTCAAATCCGTTACCTGGTGCGGCTGCTATCGTGCTACCGCTAGGCGGGAGAACGTCACACAGCATTGTGATAGCCACCGAGCACGCAACCTATCGCCTTCAGTCGCTGAAGCCTGGTGAGGTCGCACTCTATACCGATGAAGGCGCAAAAATTGTCCTCAAGCGCGGGCGCGTGATAGAAACGGACTGCGACGAGTTCCGCGTCAACTGCAAACAATTTGTTGTCAATGCGGCCGAAAAAGCGGATTTTAATACCCCGATGGTTACGGCCAGCGAACAGGTAACGGCGCAAAGTCAAATCACCGGCAACGGTGGTATGGCGATCAAGGGTGGCACTGGCGCATCGTTTGAAGGTAACGTTACGCAAACAAAAGGCGACTATCAGACCAGCGGGAATGTCACGGCAGGCAATATAGCGCTCAACGGCCACAGGCATCCTGGCGATTCCGGCGGTACGACTGGCCCCGCAATTCCATAA
- a CDS encoding baseplate J/gp47 family protein, producing the protein MPHITPSFDETRSRLLRDLQNLRPDADISADSDFYVRASSVASAVTGIYQHQGWIVRQIFPDTADTEFLEMHCRLRDISRKAATTATGEITATGEVGAVCPVGQIINRGSLSFTTTAIGTVGADGKAIIPVISSASGAAGNTTAIASGTFSSAPVGYDSTVSIGLLGGGTDKETDAEMLARLLELIRRPPAGGNKYDYKRWALSITGVTSAYVYPLRRGLGTVDVVITSANGLPSDEIINAVQTYIDDVRPVTAKNTMVIGPTIKNFDIDVKVSLSGVSLIEATTAINTALTDYINTLAPGEPFIRSQAEMIISQLSGVTDRNIISPAANIYPAADENKVEWLRIANITVSLL; encoded by the coding sequence ATGCCGCATATCACCCCATCGTTCGATGAAACCCGTAGTCGTTTATTGCGTGACCTGCAAAACCTGCGCCCGGATGCTGACATTAGCGCTGACAGTGATTTTTATGTCCGTGCATCGTCGGTAGCTAGTGCTGTAACCGGCATTTATCAGCATCAGGGTTGGATTGTCCGGCAGATTTTCCCCGACACGGCCGACACTGAGTTTCTAGAAATGCACTGCCGGTTACGTGATATTTCACGTAAAGCGGCCACTACGGCCACAGGTGAAATTACGGCGACCGGCGAAGTCGGCGCGGTCTGTCCCGTCGGGCAGATAATCAATCGCGGCAGCCTGTCATTCACGACTACTGCGATTGGCACGGTGGGGGCCGACGGCAAGGCGATCATTCCTGTTATTTCATCCGCATCCGGTGCGGCGGGTAACACTACCGCGATTGCATCCGGGACGTTCTCCAGTGCGCCAGTCGGCTATGACAGCACGGTGAGCATCGGTCTGCTGGGCGGCGGAACGGACAAAGAGACTGACGCTGAAATGCTGGCGCGTCTGCTTGAGTTGATCCGTCGCCCCCCGGCGGGCGGGAATAAGTACGATTACAAGCGCTGGGCGCTGAGCATTACCGGCGTTACCTCTGCATATGTCTACCCGCTGCGGCGTGGCCTGGGAACGGTTGATGTGGTTATCACGTCCGCGAACGGCCTGCCGAGTGACGAAATCATTAATGCGGTGCAGACGTACATTGATGATGTGCGCCCGGTCACGGCAAAAAACACGATGGTAATCGGCCCGACAATCAAAAATTTCGATATTGACGTGAAAGTCTCGCTGTCTGGCGTGTCACTGATTGAGGCAACGACAGCGATTAATACCGCGCTGACGGACTATATCAATACGCTGGCACCGGGTGAGCCATTTATTCGTAGCCAGGCCGAAATGATTATTTCGCAATTATCAGGCGTGACTGACCGAAATATTATTTCCCCTGCGGCAAATATCTATCCGGCAGCGGATGAAAATAAAGTCGAGTGGCTGCGAATTGCCAATATTACGGTGTCGCTGCTATGA
- a CDS encoding YmfQ family protein: protein MSDSKTLLGLLLPPVSYDATQPAIAAELEAEGNALDAAKLLAERVLGGITPVAAQSLLTDWERVLAITPLAESSYQQRLGNVLIKLAETGGLSIPYFIRLASRLGYTITIDELRPFRTGVSRCGEQIMHHDVMWAWRVNVTGTQVKKYHFRTGLSAVGERLLSFGDTVIESVFNDLKPAHTFCYFSYQEI from the coding sequence ATGAGTGATTCAAAAACATTACTCGGCCTGTTATTGCCGCCAGTCTCATATGATGCGACGCAGCCGGCTATTGCCGCAGAGCTGGAAGCCGAAGGGAACGCGCTGGATGCCGCAAAGCTACTGGCTGAACGTGTGCTCGGCGGTATCACGCCCGTCGCAGCACAAAGCCTGCTGACAGACTGGGAACGTGTTCTGGCTATCACCCCGCTTGCTGAGAGCAGCTATCAGCAGCGGCTCGGTAATGTACTGATAAAGCTCGCAGAAACGGGCGGGTTGAGTATTCCGTACTTTATTCGCCTGGCATCACGACTCGGCTACACGATAACGATTGATGAGCTGCGACCGTTCCGCACGGGAGTAAGCCGCTGCGGTGAGCAAATCATGCATCACGACGTGATGTGGGCGTGGCGGGTCAATGTCACCGGAACACAGGTCAAAAAATACCATTTTAGGACGGGGTTATCGGCAGTCGGAGAGCGCCTGCTGTCATTTGGCGACACGGTTATTGAGTCGGTATTCAATGACCTGAAACCAGCCCACACATTTTGTTATTTCTCGTATCAGGAAATCTGA
- a CDS encoding DNA circularization protein has translation MAWADSLQDASFRGVKFDVFNARDSAQRDMAQHEYPNLDGADIQDLGLKPHSSQIQAVVWGDDYETRLQSLLDALRKPGAAELIHPVFGAMPNMLAVVFQVNHDADNVNYCTIDMQFVQSKTGNPFFVKDYPLSKADEIFNQTQSLIDSASTLLDDVTKPLRTAKTMMNKVRGLATGALNMVTIFRSDISGFISSTTDFINFPGAFFGDLRSALSLKTGASKSSLHSAYVGGGTSTAVASVSGTEQQAIATSNYAASPTVIMADWTSTQAALLSVQSMPAGLVSGSIDAPVDMPAQLVERDIVELTAIVAVAVAMEAAEEAGAVLSDPALTAVLTPLDIEKITNETRTMIQDAIDINRDTYAPAMNEISSSAQPTGLSYQPVIDKLAAIALTVQVLAEAVINEKPQLMTRTVTAPGNLHLVAHRWYSDYSRAAELQRLNPQLRDVNNINVGDVLNAYAK, from the coding sequence ATGGCCTGGGCAGATTCATTACAGGATGCGTCATTTCGTGGCGTGAAATTCGATGTGTTCAACGCGCGGGACAGTGCGCAGCGCGACATGGCACAGCATGAATACCCGAATCTGGACGGCGCAGACATTCAGGATTTAGGGCTAAAGCCGCACAGCTCGCAGATTCAAGCCGTGGTGTGGGGTGATGATTACGAAACCCGCCTACAGTCTTTGCTGGATGCACTGCGCAAGCCAGGGGCGGCGGAACTGATACACCCCGTCTTTGGTGCGATGCCGAACATGTTAGCCGTAGTATTCCAGGTCAATCACGATGCGGATAATGTCAATTACTGCACCATCGATATGCAGTTTGTGCAGTCAAAAACGGGCAATCCGTTCTTTGTTAAAGACTATCCGTTATCAAAAGCCGATGAGATTTTTAATCAGACGCAGTCGCTGATCGACAGTGCAAGCACGCTGCTTGACGATGTCACTAAGCCGCTCAGAACGGCTAAAACCATGATGAATAAAGTTCGTGGTCTGGCGACCGGCGCATTAAACATGGTGACTATATTCCGCAGCGATATCAGCGGATTTATCAGCAGCACAACGGACTTTATTAATTTCCCTGGCGCGTTTTTCGGCGACCTGCGCTCTGCGCTGTCACTCAAGACGGGCGCGTCAAAGAGTTCATTGCATTCTGCTTACGTGGGCGGCGGGACGTCTACTGCTGTTGCATCGGTATCAGGCACAGAGCAACAGGCTATCGCCACCTCGAACTATGCCGCATCACCCACAGTCATTATGGCTGACTGGACAAGTACGCAGGCCGCGCTGCTGTCCGTTCAGTCAATGCCGGCAGGATTAGTCTCAGGCAGTATCGATGCGCCGGTTGATATGCCTGCGCAACTGGTTGAGCGCGATATTGTTGAGTTAACCGCGATTGTCGCGGTGGCCGTGGCGATGGAGGCAGCGGAAGAAGCCGGTGCGGTGCTCAGTGACCCTGCATTAACCGCCGTGTTAACCCCGCTCGACATTGAGAAAATCACCAATGAAACCCGGACGATGATACAGGACGCGATTGATATCAATCGTGATACCTATGCACCGGCGATGAATGAAATCAGTAGCAGCGCACAGCCGACCGGTCTTTCGTATCAGCCCGTTATCGACAAATTGGCCGCTATCGCGCTGACGGTTCAGGTGCTGGCAGAAGCCGTCATCAACGAAAAGCCGCAGCTAATGACGCGTACTGTTACTGCGCCAGGTAATCTGCATCTGGTTGCGCATCGCTGGTATAGCGACTATTCCCGCGCCGCTGAGTTGCAACGATTGAATCCGCAGTTGCGCGATGTGAACAACATTAATGTGGGGGATGTGCTGAATGCCTACGCAAAATAA
- a CDS encoding phage tail sheath C-terminal domain-containing protein, which translates to MASPNVEFYEIGSSIRKPGKYFEFNTRLAVRTLPSNQQKVLLVAQMLSSGTATPLNAVNVFSDEEAATLFGRGSMAHLMAAEAIGCNSYLQLQVIGVSDAGAATAATGALTLTGTATASGTLSAFVGVTRVDVAVSADDTAATVAAALNTAIAQKTVLPVTATVTAGVVTLTAKNKGLAGNDITLRIASTTTGLTAAATSMTGGDIDPDIAPALAAVFAAGHNIIVSPYATQTALTALRTHLDNVSDPLEQRGAIGVAGWPKSLSTGSTLASSINNGRITAGWHNGSVKTPAQIAAAYAAVIASEEDPARPLNTLAMNTLDVTALSARPGRNEQENALYNGLTPFEIGPGDKVQIVRAISTYTKNADGVDDVSLLDITTIRTLDYVRKACRERVTLRFPRDKLSSRTPDRVRSELLDVLYKLEELGIIENVDAYKDQLIVERDSQDVNRLNARIPADIVNGLHVFAGRIDLLL; encoded by the coding sequence CACGTTGCCGAGCAATCAGCAAAAGGTGTTGCTGGTCGCGCAGATGCTCAGCAGCGGTACGGCAACCCCACTCAATGCGGTTAACGTGTTCTCTGATGAAGAAGCGGCTACGTTGTTCGGGCGCGGCTCAATGGCGCACCTGATGGCAGCGGAAGCGATTGGCTGTAACAGCTATTTGCAGTTGCAGGTGATTGGCGTCAGCGATGCGGGGGCAGCAACAGCTGCAACAGGGGCGCTGACGTTAACAGGAACGGCGACCGCATCCGGCACGTTGAGCGCGTTTGTTGGTGTAACGCGTGTTGATGTTGCTGTGTCTGCTGATGATACCGCTGCGACCGTTGCTGCTGCGCTGAATACCGCTATCGCGCAGAAAACTGTACTACCGGTCACGGCTACTGTCACCGCTGGCGTCGTCACGCTGACTGCCAAAAATAAAGGCTTGGCAGGCAATGACATTACGCTGCGCATCGCGTCAACCACGACGGGGTTAACGGCGGCGGCAACGTCAATGACGGGTGGTGATATTGATCCTGATATCGCCCCAGCTCTCGCTGCTGTGTTCGCCGCAGGTCACAACATCATCGTAAGTCCGTATGCGACGCAGACCGCATTAACAGCTCTACGCACACATCTGGACAACGTCAGCGACCCATTGGAGCAGCGCGGTGCGATTGGTGTTGCGGGCTGGCCTAAATCACTGTCAACCGGCTCAACACTTGCGTCCAGTATCAACAATGGCCGTATTACGGCTGGATGGCATAACGGATCAGTGAAAACGCCGGCACAGATTGCGGCGGCGTATGCGGCGGTTATCGCAAGCGAAGAAGACCCTGCCCGACCGCTCAATACTCTGGCGATGAACACGCTGGATGTCACTGCGCTGTCTGCACGCCCAGGTCGTAACGAGCAAGAAAACGCACTGTATAACGGGCTAACGCCGTTTGAGATTGGCCCCGGTGACAAAGTTCAGATTGTCCGGGCTATCAGCACGTACACCAAAAATGCAGATGGCGTTGACGATGTTTCGCTGCTGGATATCACCACCATCCGCACGCTGGATTACGTGCGCAAAGCCTGTCGTGAGCGCGTCACGTTGCGATTCCCGCGTGACAAGCTGAGTTCACGCACGCCAGACCGGGTACGCAGCGAGCTGCTGGACGTGCTCTACAAGCTCGAAGAGCTGGGAATCATTGAGAATGTTGACGCGTATAAAGACCAGTTAATCGTTGAACGTGATTCTCAGGATGTTAACCGACTCAATGCACGCATCCCGGCCGATATCGTGAATGGTCTGCATGTCTTTGCTGGTCGCATCGACCTACTGCTGTAA
- a CDS encoding phage tail tape measure protein → MARSLQLALTILARDNGSKVLRKALEDAVAKTKAAEKAGDDLAKSQQQSSSQGIRASRALSEEFKRANSARSTLGIRSEREIQREIQQTIAAYSRLTRMGVMSASEQSRAFSAMTDRVSRLRGELNATAQSVSRMDKLRAVGSGAMAVAGGVAAATMVIKDPVQRQMAFESKNAEIANTAYNALSPAERIKKIPVINDTIREAVRYGGGTPEAAQATLGALFAGGLDEEAAIKMLPDITKYATASGASPEHLAQIGIGAIKNFGIKAEDLPAVYDKAIRSGENGKYELADMAGSLSLTMTKANSVGMSGLNDLDKLLAMLQANAETAGDNSAASTNVNNLLDKYTSADTQNAMKGYKFRMKDGRTVGYTDYMAEKRLQGVSASDAFTGAVDGIVSSDKRVQKLRAAAEKYKGTDKEADILASLDLVVSSITSKIVADQQAGMALKTSILKKDFITEQIAGTKNATGAGADSFAVVSSTAGYKSQQFESEKLFAEQDSVKPLADWYGDLVSNLTDYSKEYPGLTTALSGATTGIKALGAGAVTAGGVLAAWKLISGSGGVNPPPVPGGPTTTPNVPGTRLPSWLSRLGGVARVAGRVAAPLALYQAAEDAPLVQVERGDTAARTRLKANEYASDLERIQDSRRAVPGFLDVVDEVKTWWARPTTIGADVNPATMGVPSYLLPQQPQSNQPIQINTKVELDSRVIAEAVNEANSQQATRGSNGAYQ, encoded by the coding sequence ATGGCTCGCAGTTTGCAACTTGCATTAACGATATTAGCCAGAGACAACGGTTCAAAAGTGCTGCGTAAGGCACTGGAAGACGCTGTCGCAAAAACGAAAGCCGCAGAAAAAGCCGGTGACGACCTGGCTAAGTCGCAGCAGCAGAGCAGCTCGCAAGGCATCCGGGCGTCGCGTGCATTGAGCGAGGAATTTAAGCGGGCTAATAGCGCTCGCTCTACGCTCGGCATTCGTTCAGAGCGTGAAATTCAGCGTGAAATCCAGCAGACCATTGCGGCATACAGCCGCCTAACTCGCATGGGTGTGATGTCAGCGAGTGAGCAGTCACGCGCATTCAGTGCAATGACTGACCGTGTCAGTCGTTTGCGTGGTGAGTTAAACGCTACAGCTCAGTCTGTTAGCCGCATGGACAAGTTACGAGCGGTTGGGTCTGGCGCTATGGCCGTGGCGGGCGGGGTTGCTGCTGCAACAATGGTAATCAAAGACCCTGTTCAGAGGCAGATGGCGTTTGAGAGCAAAAATGCAGAAATTGCAAATACGGCGTACAACGCGCTTTCTCCTGCCGAACGTATTAAGAAAATCCCAGTAATTAACGACACGATAAGGGAAGCCGTTCGCTATGGAGGTGGGACGCCGGAGGCTGCACAAGCAACGTTAGGTGCTCTTTTTGCTGGCGGACTAGATGAAGAGGCAGCAATAAAGATGCTGCCCGACATTACGAAATATGCAACTGCATCGGGCGCTAGCCCAGAGCATCTAGCGCAGATCGGGATCGGAGCTATTAAAAACTTCGGCATTAAAGCTGAGGATCTGCCTGCCGTTTACGATAAGGCGATCCGTTCTGGTGAGAACGGGAAATATGAGCTGGCAGATATGGCTGGCTCGTTATCGTTGACAATGACTAAAGCAAATTCGGTCGGTATGTCTGGATTGAACGATCTGGATAAACTACTAGCAATGCTCCAGGCCAACGCTGAAACCGCTGGGGATAATAGTGCTGCATCAACAAACGTTAACAACCTGCTTGATAAATACACCAGTGCTGATACGCAAAATGCCATGAAGGGCTATAAATTTCGCATGAAAGACGGCCGTACCGTGGGGTATACCGATTACATGGCAGAAAAGCGGCTGCAAGGTGTTAGTGCTTCTGATGCGTTTACCGGCGCAGTGGATGGTATCGTTTCATCAGACAAGCGTGTGCAGAAGTTACGTGCGGCAGCGGAGAAATATAAAGGCACGGATAAAGAGGCGGATATTCTCGCATCGTTGGATTTAGTGGTTTCGTCGATCACATCGAAGATTGTTGCTGATCAGCAGGCGGGAATGGCCTTAAAAACTAGCATCCTGAAAAAGGACTTTATTACAGAACAGATCGCGGGAACAAAAAACGCTACGGGCGCTGGTGCTGATTCATTTGCTGTTGTGTCATCAACAGCAGGATATAAATCACAGCAATTTGAATCTGAAAAACTGTTCGCGGAACAGGACTCAGTTAAGCCTCTGGCAGACTGGTACGGTGATTTAGTTTCAAATCTAACTGATTATTCGAAAGAGTATCCCGGATTAACAACAGCACTCTCTGGCGCAACGACAGGCATTAAAGCACTGGGCGCGGGAGCAGTTACGGCTGGGGGTGTTCTGGCCGCGTGGAAACTCATATCGGGTAGCGGTGGCGTTAATCCCCCTCCAGTTCCCGGAGGCCCAACAACCACACCGAATGTTCCAGGCACGCGTCTACCGTCATGGTTAAGTCGGCTGGGAGGTGTTGCGCGTGTCGCTGGGCGCGTCGCTGCACCGTTAGCGCTCTATCAAGCAGCCGAAGATGCGCCGCTCGTCCAGGTCGAGCGCGGTGACACAGCAGCACGAACCCGCCTCAAAGCGAATGAATACGCCAGTGACCTTGAGCGTATTCAAGATAGCCGCCGCGCTGTTCCTGGCTTTCTGGATGTTGTCGATGAGGTTAAAACCTGGTGGGCAAGACCCACAACCATCGGCGCAGACGTGAACCCAGCCACAATGGGCGTGCCGTCTTACTTGCTGCCGCAGCAACCGCAAAGCAACCAACCGATTCAGATAAATACAAAGGTCGAGCTGGATAGTCGTGTCATTGCCGAGGCCGTTAACGAAGCCAACAGCCAGCAAGCCACGCGTGGCTCGAACGGAGCATATCAATAA